The Rhea pennata isolate bPtePen1 chromosome Z, bPtePen1.pri, whole genome shotgun sequence genome includes a region encoding these proteins:
- the LOC134153403 gene encoding interferon-like has product MAAPAARHPCLWHGATLLLLLLPALGTALRCANLRTQQTTFNWDSLQLLLAMAPRLTHTCAQQDPTFPFPNTLLTIQDPQQATAAILHILDHLFTTLSSENTPAHWDAQAHQQLLNHVEHQIQHLQQCLPGAGRDSKTRVPLTHQLSIATYFRHIQNFLRTHNHSPCAWDSVRIEAHTCFQRIHNLTRIMAD; this is encoded by the coding sequence ATGGCAGCGCCCGCAGCACGACACCCCTGCCTGTGGCACGGCGCCacgctgctcctgctcctcctgcccgcTCTCGGCACTGCCCTCCGCTGCGCCAACCTTCGCACCCAGCAGACCACCTTCAACTGGGacagcctccagctcctcctcgcCATGGCTCCTCGCCTGACACACACCTGCGCCCAACAGGACCCAACTTTCCCCTTCCCCAACACCCTCCTCACAATCCAGGACCCACAACAAGCCACCGCCGCCATCCTACACATCCTCGACCACCTCTTCACCACTCTCAGCAGCGAAAACACCCCCGCCCACTGGGACGCGCAAGCGCACCAACAGCTCCTCAACCACGTTGAGCATCAAATCCAACACCTCCAGCAATGCCTCCCGGGCGCCGGCAGGGATTCCAAAACCCGAGTGCCTCTCACCCACCAGCTCAGCATCGCCACATACTTCCGGCACATCCAGAACTTCCTGCGCACGCACAACCACAGCCCCTGCGCCTGGGACAGCGTCCGCATCGAAGCTCACACCTGCTTCC
- the LOC134153407 gene encoding interferon-like: MAAPAARHPCLWHGATLLLLLLPALGTALRCTNLRTQQTTFNWDSLQLLLAMAPRLTHTCAQQDPTFPFPNTLLTIQDPQQATAAILHILDHLFTTLSSENTPAHWDAQAHQQLLNHVEHQIQHLQQCLPGAGRDSKTRVPLTHQLSIATYFRHIQNFLRTHNHSPCAWDSVRIEAHTCFQRIHNLTRIMAD; this comes from the coding sequence ATGGCAGCGCCCGCAGCACGACACCCCTGCCTGTGGCACGGCGCCacgctgctcctgctcctcctgcccgcTCTCGGCACTGCCCTCCGCTGCACCAACCTTCGCACCCAGCAGACCACCTTCAACTGGGacagcctccagctcctcctcgcCATGGCTCCTCGCCTGACACACACCTGCGCCCAACAGGACCCAACTTTCCCCTTCCCCAACACCCTCCTCACAATCCAGGACCCACAACAAGCCACCGCCGCCATCCTACACATCCTCGACCACCTCTTCACCACTCTCAGCAGCGAAAACACCCCCGCCCACTGGGACGCGCAAGCGCACCAACAGCTCCTCAACCACGTTGAGCATCAAATCCAACACCTCCAGCAATGCCTCCCGGGCGCCGGCAGGGATTCCAAAACCCGAGTGCCTCTCACCCACCAGCTCAGCATCGCCACATACTTCCGGCACATCCAGAACTTCCTGCGCACGCACAACCACAGCCCCTGCGCCTGGGACAGCGTCCGCATCGAAGCTCACACCTGCTTCCAGCGCATCCACAACCTCACCCGCATCATGGCGGATTAG
- the LOC134153409 gene encoding interferon-like has protein sequence MAAPAARHPCLWHGATLLLLLLPALGTALRCANLRTQQTTFNWDSLQLLLAMAPRLTHTCAQQDPIFPFPNTLLTIQDPQQATAAILRILDHLFTTLSSENTPAHWDAQAHQQLLNHIEHQIQHLQQCLPAGGMDSKSQGPRNTRLLITRYFRRIRDFLHKHSHSPCAWDNVRLEAQTCFQHLDKLTRRMESQSAPSLQSQLRSKTVSNESHKPPSHRRHLQQGLGLFSTTQPSSRRGSTLPVKQA, from the coding sequence ATGGCAGCGCCCGCAGCACGACACCCCTGCCTGTGGCACGGCGCCacgctgctcctgctcctcctgcccgcTCTCGGCACTGCCCTCCGCTGCGCCAACCTTCGCACCCAGCAGACCACCTTCAACTGGGacagcctccagctcctcctcgcCATGGCTCCTCGCCTGACACACACCTGCGCCCAACAGGACCCaattttccccttccccaacACCCTCCTCACAATCCAGGACCCACAACAAGCCACCGCCGCCATCCTACGCATCCTCGACCACCTCTTCACCACTCTCAGCAGCGAAAACACCCCCGCCCACTGGGACGCGCAAGCGCACCAACAGCTCCTCAACCACATTGAGCATCAAATCCAACACCTCCAGCAATGCCTGCCAGCTGGAGGCATGGATTCCAAAAGCCAAGGGCCCCGCAACACACGGCTCCTCATCACCAGATACTTCAGGCGCATCCGAGACTTCCTCCACAAGCACAGCCACAGCCCCTGTGCTTGGGACAACGTCCGCCTCGAAGCTCAGACTTGCTTCCAACACCTTGACAAGCTCACACGCAGAATGGAAAGCCAGTCAGCTCCTTCCCTCCAATCCCAGCTTCGTTCAAAGACTGTCTCCAATGAAAGCCACAAGCCACCAAGCCACAGGAGGCATCTTCAGCAAGGACTCGGATTATTCAGCACCACTCAGCCCTCTTCCAGGCGTGGCTCCACGCTGCCTGTGAAACAGGCGTGA
- the LOC134153408 gene encoding interferon-like — translation MAAPAARHPCLWHGATLLLLLLPALGTALRCANLRTQQTTFNWDSLQLLLAMAPRLTHTCAQQDPTFPFPNTLLTIQDPQQATAAILHILDHLFTTLSSENTPAHWDAQAHQQLLNHVEHQIQHLQQCLPGAGRDSKTRVPLTHQLSIATYFRHIQNFLRTHNHSPCAWDSVRLEAHTCFQRIHNLTRIMAD, via the coding sequence ATGGCAGCGCCCGCAGCACGACACCCCTGCCTGTGGCACGGCGCCacgctgctcctgctcctcctgcccgcTCTCGGCACTGCCCTCCGCTGCGCCAACCTTCGCACCCAGCAGACCACCTTCAACTGGGacagcctccagctcctcctcgcCATGGCTCCTCGCCTGACACACACCTGCGCCCAACAGGACCCAACTTTCCCCTTCCCCAACACCCTCCTCACAATCCAGGACCCACAACAAGCCACCGCCGCCATCCTACACATCCTCGACCACCTCTTCACCACTCTCAGCAGCGAAAACACCCCCGCCCACTGGGACGCGCAAGCGCACCAACAGCTCCTCAACCACGTTGAGCATCAAATCCAACACCTCCAGCAATGCCTCCCGGGCGCCGGCAGGGATTCCAAAACCCGAGTGCCTCTCACCCACCAGCTCAGCATCGCCACATACTTCCGGCACATCCAGAACTTCCTGCGCACGCACAACCACAGCCCCTGCGCCTGGGACAGCGTCCGCCTCGAAGCTCACACCTGCTTCCAGCGCATCCACAACCTCACCCGCATCATGGCGGATTAG
- the LOC134153404 gene encoding interferon-like produces the protein MAAPAARHPCLWHGATLLLLLLPALGTALRCANLRTQQTTFNWDSLQLLLAMAPRLTHTCAQQDPTFPFPNTLLTIQDPQQATAAILHILDHLFTTLSSENTPAHWDAQAHQQLLNHVEHQIQHLQQCLPGAGRDSKTRVPLTHQLSIATYFRHIQNFLRTHNHSPCAWDSVRIEAHTCFQRIHNLTRIMAD, from the coding sequence ATGGCAGCGCCCGCAGCACGACACCCCTGCCTGTGGCACGGCGCCacgctgctcctgctcctcctgcccgcTCTCGGCACTGCCCTCCGCTGCGCCAACCTTCGCACCCAGCAGACCACCTTCAACTGGGacagcctccagctcctcctcgcCATGGCTCCTCGCCTGACACACACCTGCGCCCAACAGGACCCAACTTTCCCCTTCCCCAACACCCTCCTCACAATCCAGGACCCACAACAAGCCACCGCCGCCATCCTACACATCCTCGACCACCTCTTCACCACTCTCAGCAGCGAAAACACCCCCGCCCACTGGGACGCGCAAGCGCACCAACAGCTCCTCAACCACGTTGAGCATCAAATCCAACACCTCCAGCAATGCCTCCCGGGCGCCGGCAGGGATTCCAAAACCCGAGTGCCTCTCACCCACCAGCTCAGCATCGCCACATACTTCCGGCACATCCAGAACTTCCTGCGCACGCACAACCACAGCCCCTGCGCCTGGGACAGCGTCCGCATCGAAGCTCACACCTGCTTCCAGCGCATCCACAACCTCACCCGCATCATGGCGGATTAG